The genomic interval GAACTTTTTCGAAAGGAAGTGGCCAAACTTCAATCGCGCCATATCTCTTTAATCCGTGGAAAAGGATTATTGAACGCGATCGTAATACAACACGGGGATAAGGATGCCGCCTGGGAACTTTGTCTGGAATTAAAAGAAAACGGATTGCTCGCCAAACCTACACATGGCGATAAAATCCGGTTTGCACCTCCCCTGGTTATTACCCATGACCAAATAATCGAGAGTGTGGAGATTATCGGGCAGAGCCTTGAGCGGCTTGATTAAATAGCGAAAGGCAATTAGCTTTTAACTATTAGTTTCTCCGGGAAGTTTCATTTGTGGAAATAACCCCGCTACCAACATCGCTAAGGAGGAAAAGGCCATCAGGTATAAGCCTATTTCCCTGTCTGGACATATTCCTCCGGAGCAGGCCGGGATCAGCAGAAAATTACGCAGGGCCCAACCGGTATTCAGACCTATCACCAGCAAATTCCATCGCTTGGCCCAGATCCGGGGGATGAAGTTGAGCAATAAAAAGAAGGCAGCATTTAAGAAATGAAAATAGCCGGGCTTCCCAAAATTGGTCCCTGTGGTATCGACTCCTGTCAATTGAATATTCCTGAAAGGAATGGTGATCCATGGAAGAAAACAACTAATGACGAGCAGAACTGCAGCCAGGGCACCGGCCCACTTGAGAAAACGCATGTGAGATATTTTGGGGCAAAGTTAGGGGATGGAGTTTGGATGTTGGTGGTGGGATGTTTGATGTTGGATGATGCCAACTAAACTAAATGCTATAGGCTAACAGCTAAAAGCGAACAACCTTCCCTCCCTATCCCAACTCCTTCACATATTCTTCCTTCAACCGCTCGTACAGAGAACGTTTATCAATAAAATAAGAGACCAGGGAGGCGATCATGGCGGCAAGCATCAGGTGGAAGATTACACTATGTCTATCAGTCATTTCCAGCACCAATATGGCCGACGTAAACGGACTGCGGGTGACACCGGTAAGAAAGGCCACCATGCCTGCAAGTATTAGCAGGTTCGATTCTGTATCGGGTAAATGAAACAAACCGCTGATCACGGAACCTATACTCGCCCCTGCACTTAATGATGGGGCAAAAACCCCACCGGCAGCCCCGGTGGTAAAGGAGAGGATCGGTCCGGCTATCCGCAGAAACGGAGAATAAGCAGGTAAATGCTTTTGATCTGAAAATAATGTTTCGGTCATCAGGTCCTTACCTGACCCCATAATTCCGGGATGAAAAAAATAAGCGATACCAACTAATATAAAGGCGCAGGCAAGTACATAGAACACATGATGATGTTTGAACCGGAATCCTGATTTCCATTTCAGTAATTTGATGATAACCCGGGCCATCAGGCTACCTCCTACCCCGCTCACCAGGGCAACCAGGATCACCAGGAGGAATACATAGGCCGAAAGATCTCCCACATTTGGATAACCCAGATAGAGGTAAGGCCCCAACAAACCCTGCGCTGTAAGACCGGCTATGATCACAGCGGTAAACAAGGCGGTCTTAAAATAATTGATGTGCGTCTTGGCCAATTCCTCCACGGCAAATACGATTCCACCCAATGGGGTATTAAAGGCTGCCGCCAAACCTGCCGCCGATCCGGTCAGGATCATATTCTTCTTGGAGATCTTTGGCCACCAGCTGGGTAACCATTTATTGACCAAACGAAAAATGGATCCGGCTATTTGTATGGTGGGTCCTTCTCGTCCAATAGCCCCGCCACCAAAAACCATTACGAGACTGGACGCTATTTTAATTAAGATGACGCGTAAGCTGAGAAGTTTATTGACCTTATTCAGGTTTGCCGGTGAGATGATATCCACCGACGCCATTACCTGGGGAATTCCACTTCCTCTGGCAAAGGGGGCAAACCTTTTTACAAGCCACCAGGCCAGAAAAAAACATACAGGCGTTATAAGAAAGAATGACCAGCTATAGGACGTATAAATTGCATGTGCTCCCTGCTCTGCCCAGGTAAAGAGTTTTGTATAGGCCACAGCGATCAACCCGGTGAATAATGAGGCTATCCAGAATGGAAGGGCAAGCATCAGGTTTTGCTTCAGGTCCTCATTTCGGATCCGGTCGAATAGGCGCTTGAGGGAATCTTTTACTGAGTAGTAAATTTTTTTCATTGTGCTTTAGAGAAAGAGACATCCGAGGATGGCTAAAGAAATGATGGGACAAAGGTAGGGAAACCAAGTGGGCGATACTACCTTTTCCTGCGATGTAAATAAAAATAAACAGGCACACCAATAAACGTTAGGAATAATCCATATACGGACTGAATGAATGGCGTCTTTCCCTGTAAATAATTATGTATATCGGTGTAGAGGGTCAGAAAAAAATAAAAAGCGGCAAACAGGATAAATATGGCTGGGAGAATGGGATAACCCCACACTTTATAGGGTCGCTCTGTATCCTTCATTTTTTTGCGCAGGATAAATAATCCAATTGCGCTAAATCCATAAAACAACCAGGTTATAAATACAAACAGGTCGGTCAGCATGTCAAAGGAGCCGGTGATAACAAACATGCTCGTCCAGATCAATTGCAGGATCAACGCGTTTCCGGGTGTTTGAAACCGGGGGTGGACTTTCCCAATGTGTTTAAAAAAATTTCCTTCCTCGGCCATCGCAAATTGAATACGAGCGCAGGGGAAGAGGTTTCCATTTACGGCACCAAAGGTCGAGATCATGACCAAAATGGCGATCAACCCGCCACCCGTTAACCCAACTGTGGTCCGTATCGCATCGGCTGCCACCAACGATGATTTACTCATCCTGTCGAGTGGTAAGGCATAGAGGTAGGCCAGATTGGTGATTACATACAAGACCATGCATATACCGATTCCCAGAAAGAGGCCACGGGGAATATTTCGGCGCGGATCCTTGATCTCCCCGGCCATGAACCCAAGATTGTTCCATCCATCAAAAGAAGCCAGGGCCCCACTCATCGCTGCGATGATGCCCATCACCAGGGTCCATCCGGATTTTTGCATGACCGGATCTGTTCGCGTCCAATTACCAATATCTCCATTTCCGGAGGCAAAGATCAATACACATAGCAGGATCAAAGAACCGATCTTCAGGAAGGTGGAACCCACCTGTACCCAGCTACCAGCTTTTACACTTATATAATTGATCAGGGTAAGCAAGACAAGTATACCGATAGCGAGGACCTTTACCCCTGCATTCTCCAATGGAAATAAATTACCTAACCCGGGAAGATGCAAGACAAAGCTCTTTTCAACCTCCGGCGAAAAACGGGGAAGACCGATAAAATATTCCGAGTATTGGGCGAAAACAAAAGCAATGGCCGCAATGGCGGCTGTATTGATCACGATGAACGCTGCCCATCCATAGATAAAGGCAAAGAAATCACCGTACATTTTTTTAAAGAAAACATATTGCCCGCCCGTCTCCGGAAGAATGGTTCCAATCTCGGCATTGATCATTCCTCCAATAAAAGAAACCAGTCCGGCGATCAACCATACGGCGATCAACCACACCGGTGACCCCACTTGTTGTGCCATAACCGCCGGCTTCATGAAAATACCACTGCCTATGACTGCACCAACAACAATAGAAAAAGAAGCGTATAATCCGAGACGACGGGGAAGCATGTCGTAAAATAGATAAAAAAACCGCTTCTATTGAAGCGGTTCAAAAACTTTGTTTTCAAAAAGTGGCGTCAACCCGAATATTCACCGGGGGTGAACATACGCTTTGCCCAGGATTATGTTTTTCTCAAAGCGATTAACAGGCAAGGGAAGGAATTGGACTTCGGTTGCTTGTGGGTGCTAATGTAGAAAAACAGACCTGGATTTGCAAGATGAACAGGATTATTGATTATTAATTATTGACTATTAACCAATTAACTGAGATCTTCGATAAATAATCCATAACCAATAATCCCATTCTACTTGTCAAATTAGTACCCCATTCCACCCATATCCGGAGCACCACCATGAACATGGGGTTCTTCCTTCTTGGGTTTGTCGGCGATCACACATTCGGTGGTCAGCAGCATTCCGGCAATGGAAGCGGCATTTTCCAGGGCGATGCGGGTCACCTTCGTGGGATCGATAACACCTGCTTTGTACAGGTTCTCGTATTGTTCGGTGCGGGCATTGAAACCAAAATCAGCTTTACCTTCTTTTACTTTTTGCACGATGATGGAACCTTCAATACCGGCATTGGCTACGATCTGACGAAGGGGTTCTTCGAGGGAACGTTTAACGATGGCGATACCTGTTGTTTCATCCTCATTGGCACCTTTTAATTTTTCCAGGGATTCGATAGCGCGAATGAATGCGATACCACCACCGGGAACAATTCCTTCTTCAACAGCGGCACGAGTGGCATGGAGGGCATCATCTACACGATCTTTCTTCTCTTTCATTTCCACTTCGGTAGCGGCTCCCACATTCAGTACGGCTACACCACCACTCAGTTTGGCCAGGCGCTCCTGAAGTTTCTCTTTATCGTAATCGGAAGTGGTGACTTCGATTTGGGCTTTGATCTGATTAACGCGGGCAGCGATATCATCTTTCTTGCCTTTTCCACCTACGATTGTCGTATTGTCTTTATCAATTGTAACCGAAGAAGCCTGACCAAGATAGGTAAGGTCTGCATTCTCCAGTTTGTATCCTTGCTCTTCGCTGATCACAGTACCTTTTGTTAATACAGCGATATCCTGGAGCATTTCCTTACGGCGATCACCAAAGCCGGGGGCTTTAACGGCCGCTACTTTAAGCGTGCCACGCAGTTTGTTTACAACCAGGGTGGCGAGTGCTTCCCCTTCAAGGTCTTCGGAGATGATCAGGAGCGGGCGACCACCTTGGGCCACTTTCTCCAGAATATGCAGGATATCCTTCATGTTGCTGATCTTTTTGTCATAGATCAGGATAAAGGGGTTATCCAGTTCAGCGTTCATCTTCTCGCTGTTGGTCACGAAATAGGGAGATACATATCCGCGGTCAAACTGCATACCTTCTACCACTTCTACAGTGGTTTCAGTACCACGAGCTTCTTCCACAGTGATCACTCCTTCTTTTCCAACCTTCTTCATGGCTTCGGCGATCAGTTTCCCGATCTCGTTGTCATTGTTGGCAGAAATAGAGGCTACCTGCTGAATCTTGCTGTTGTCACTTCCAACAGTTTGAGATTGGCTTTGCAGGTTCTCTACTACTTTGGATACTGCTTTGTCAATACCACGCTTCAGGTCCATCGGATTGGCACCTGCGGCTACGTTCTTTAATCCTTCTGTAATGATTGACTGGGCCAAAACAGTAGCGGTAGTGGTTCCGTCGCCGGCTACATCAGCCGTTTTAGAAGCTACTTCTTTCACCATTTGTGCACCCATATTCTCGATCGGGTCTTCCAGTTCGATTTCTTTGGCTACGGTAACACCATCTTTTGTTACACCGGGTGCACCAAATTTCTTTTCGATCACCACATTCCGGCCTTTGGGGCCCAGAGTCACTTTCACCGCATTGGCGAGAGCATCCACACCTTTCTTCATCCGGTTGCGGGCCTCAATATCAAAGAATAATTGCTTTGCCATTTTTCTATGTTTTATTTTGTTGGTTCTTGAATTGTTGGTATTTCATTTGAAGCGAATACTAGCCAGTGGCTAATGGCTATTCGCTATTAGCTTTTAGCATTTCGTATTCAGCCTTTAGACGATGGCCATGATATCGCTCTCACGCATGATCAGGTAATCGTCCCCAT from Chitinophagales bacterium carries:
- a CDS encoding chloride channel protein is translated as MKKIYYSVKDSLKRLFDRIRNEDLKQNLMLALPFWIASLFTGLIAVAYTKLFTWAEQGAHAIYTSYSWSFFLITPVCFFLAWWLVKRFAPFARGSGIPQVMASVDIISPANLNKVNKLLSLRVILIKIASSLVMVFGGGAIGREGPTIQIAGSIFRLVNKWLPSWWPKISKKNMILTGSAAGLAAAFNTPLGGIVFAVEELAKTHINYFKTALFTAVIIAGLTAQGLLGPYLYLGYPNVGDLSAYVFLLVILVALVSGVGGSLMARVIIKLLKWKSGFRFKHHHVFYVLACAFILVGIAYFFHPGIMGSGKDLMTETLFSDQKHLPAYSPFLRIAGPILSFTTGAAGGVFAPSLSAGASIGSVISGLFHLPDTESNLLILAGMVAFLTGVTRSPFTSAILVLEMTDRHSVIFHLMLAAMIASLVSYFIDKRSLYERLKEEYVKELG
- a CDS encoding amino acid permease produces the protein MLPRRLGLYASFSIVVGAVIGSGIFMKPAVMAQQVGSPVWLIAVWLIAGLVSFIGGMINAEIGTILPETGGQYVFFKKMYGDFFAFIYGWAAFIVINTAAIAAIAFVFAQYSEYFIGLPRFSPEVEKSFVLHLPGLGNLFPLENAGVKVLAIGILVLLTLINYISVKAGSWVQVGSTFLKIGSLILLCVLIFASGNGDIGNWTRTDPVMQKSGWTLVMGIIAAMSGALASFDGWNNLGFMAGEIKDPRRNIPRGLFLGIGICMVLYVITNLAYLYALPLDRMSKSSLVAADAIRTTVGLTGGGLIAILVMISTFGAVNGNLFPCARIQFAMAEEGNFFKHIGKVHPRFQTPGNALILQLIWTSMFVITGSFDMLTDLFVFITWLFYGFSAIGLFILRKKMKDTERPYKVWGYPILPAIFILFAAFYFFLTLYTDIHNYLQGKTPFIQSVYGLFLTFIGVPVYFYLHRRKR
- the groL gene encoding chaperonin GroEL (60 kDa chaperone family; promotes refolding of misfolded polypeptides especially under stressful conditions; forms two stacked rings of heptamers to form a barrel-shaped 14mer; ends can be capped by GroES; misfolded proteins enter the barrel where they are refolded when GroES binds), which produces MAKQLFFDIEARNRMKKGVDALANAVKVTLGPKGRNVVIEKKFGAPGVTKDGVTVAKEIELEDPIENMGAQMVKEVASKTADVAGDGTTTATVLAQSIITEGLKNVAAGANPMDLKRGIDKAVSKVVENLQSQSQTVGSDNSKIQQVASISANNDNEIGKLIAEAMKKVGKEGVITVEEARGTETTVEVVEGMQFDRGYVSPYFVTNSEKMNAELDNPFILIYDKKISNMKDILHILEKVAQGGRPLLIISEDLEGEALATLVVNKLRGTLKVAAVKAPGFGDRRKEMLQDIAVLTKGTVISEEQGYKLENADLTYLGQASSVTIDKDNTTIVGGKGKKDDIAARVNQIKAQIEVTTSDYDKEKLQERLAKLSGGVAVLNVGAATEVEMKEKKDRVDDALHATRAAVEEGIVPGGGIAFIRAIESLEKLKGANEDETTGIAIVKRSLEEPLRQIVANAGIEGSIIVQKVKEGKADFGFNARTEQYENLYKAGVIDPTKVTRIALENAASIAGMLLTTECVIADKPKKEEPHVHGGAPDMGGMGY